In a single window of the Acidobacteriota bacterium genome:
- a CDS encoding FHA domain-containing protein: MKLVITYLQGALANTRTEIGDPLIYIGRDPSQCRLAFGENDAGVSRRHAEIRLHNDLLVLTDLQSTYGTFVNNYRIDRPVLLTPGCIVQFGQGGPVIRIDSFDPHGQVEVSPLPLASPAAGVSSSPNAIPAVSPPVQPMTRPPSGMPGPVSQGGGGQPPASVRFTPPAEPQPPLSSTPSLPPSSPSLSSPPSSGGNGPVTVSVYLELLNGNRTEQFKLASSGTMLLGREETNQIRLDPAVFPTVSRRHAEIQARNGEYLLCDLGSFNGTLLDGQRIASPTPLRHGNRIQLGFGGPELRFVNPAQAAAMVIASAHEEGAGTVIVRGQKPPTGATPGERRQFVVRKEFTKDVLTLGRSSDTDLQLDVLQISKHHAKFVRQGGTVTVEDTGSTNGVYVNGQRVSRCQVRPNDLVQIGPYMLQVDPSGIVVFDSRSQSRIDVIDLTKEVKNRDGSGMIKLLDRIRLSIPANEFVGLIGPSGAGKSTLMDALNGMRPADQGTVLVNNLNLYENINSFKQSIGYVPQDDIIHRELTVYRTLFYVAKMRLSSDTSNAEIDNIINEVLDVTGLTSRRNVPISQLSGGQRKRVSIAVELITKPSIIYLDEPTSGLDPGTEEKIMQLFRQISEAGHSVVLTTHAMENVKLFDKLVVMMRGRLVWYGPPQECLEYFGIHSIKNLFDTLGDPNSDQVAIGWQRKFEQSTAYQKYIIQPLSGLQRLPAQPPPRKATNDNTLWQSLRQMFVLARRYFEVMWADKFNLLILLGQAPVIALLMGLAVGNDWTRDFPYFILALSSLWFGCSNAAREIVKENNVYKRERMVNLGILPYIFSKLIILVLIGMLQCALLYGVGAVVEAVPGNPVLIYLCMLFTTMTGIGIGLLISAGVRTSEVATSLVPLVLIPQILFGGLVLPNKGPSEAIGFAMPAMWSYDLLKHISDLDVMRGINDEYDEDGEIGRVKAANDRAIKKFEDDLEEYREEEQQKLTDYKRRADNAMYGGGGNPGPMPSLGDPPKAPKIEYPPDDKREYVGFRTTYGSIPLNFAILGIFFVVLLILTGLVLKSKDVL, translated from the coding sequence ATGAAACTTGTCATTACCTACTTACAAGGGGCTTTGGCCAACACCCGAACTGAAATTGGCGACCCTTTAATTTATATTGGTCGTGATCCCAGCCAATGCCGGCTTGCATTCGGAGAAAATGATGCGGGTGTTTCGCGGCGGCATGCTGAGATTCGACTCCATAACGATTTGCTGGTTTTGACTGACCTCCAAAGTACCTACGGGACATTTGTCAACAATTATCGAATTGACCGACCTGTACTGCTGACACCTGGGTGTATCGTGCAGTTTGGACAAGGTGGCCCGGTGATCCGGATTGATAGTTTTGATCCGCACGGGCAAGTCGAAGTCTCACCACTACCTCTGGCATCTCCTGCCGCCGGGGTAAGTTCAAGTCCAAATGCCATTCCGGCGGTTTCGCCACCAGTTCAGCCCATGACACGGCCACCTTCGGGAATGCCTGGTCCGGTTTCACAAGGGGGTGGTGGACAGCCGCCGGCCTCGGTGCGTTTCACGCCTCCGGCTGAACCACAACCTCCACTTTCGTCAACCCCTTCACTCCCTCCTTCGTCTCCGTCCCTTTCATCACCGCCATCCAGTGGCGGAAATGGTCCGGTTACGGTCAGTGTGTACCTGGAGTTGCTCAATGGGAATCGAACGGAGCAATTCAAGCTTGCCAGTAGCGGCACGATGCTGCTTGGGCGGGAAGAAACCAACCAGATTCGGTTGGATCCAGCCGTGTTTCCCACCGTGTCCCGCCGCCATGCTGAAATTCAAGCCAGGAACGGCGAATATCTGCTGTGTGATTTGGGGTCATTTAACGGCACATTGCTGGATGGGCAACGGATTGCTTCGCCCACCCCCCTGCGCCATGGAAATCGAATCCAGCTTGGGTTTGGCGGACCAGAACTTCGATTTGTTAATCCGGCCCAGGCGGCTGCGATGGTGATTGCCAGTGCCCACGAAGAAGGCGCGGGTACCGTGATTGTCCGCGGCCAGAAACCCCCTACTGGAGCCACACCAGGTGAACGCCGCCAATTCGTTGTCCGCAAAGAATTTACCAAAGATGTACTCACCCTTGGGCGCAGCTCTGACACTGATTTACAGCTCGATGTCCTGCAGATTTCCAAGCACCACGCCAAATTTGTTCGTCAGGGTGGAACGGTGACGGTGGAAGACACCGGCAGCACCAATGGCGTGTATGTGAACGGCCAGCGAGTAAGCCGATGTCAGGTGCGCCCAAACGACCTGGTTCAGATTGGGCCCTATATGTTGCAGGTGGATCCATCCGGAATCGTGGTCTTTGACTCGCGTAGCCAATCCCGGATTGATGTGATTGACCTCACCAAGGAAGTGAAAAACCGCGATGGCTCAGGGATGATTAAGTTGTTGGATCGGATACGGTTATCAATTCCAGCCAATGAGTTCGTCGGGCTGATTGGTCCATCCGGTGCCGGGAAATCAACCCTGATGGATGCCCTCAACGGAATGCGTCCAGCCGATCAGGGGACAGTTCTGGTCAATAACCTCAACCTGTATGAAAACATCAATAGCTTTAAGCAATCAATTGGCTATGTTCCACAAGATGACATCATTCATCGGGAACTGACGGTCTACCGGACGCTGTTCTACGTGGCCAAGATGCGCCTGTCGTCTGACACATCCAATGCTGAAATTGACAACATCATCAACGAAGTGCTCGATGTGACGGGGTTAACATCACGGCGAAATGTGCCGATTTCCCAGCTTTCCGGTGGCCAGCGCAAACGGGTTTCAATTGCAGTGGAATTGATCACCAAGCCGTCAATTATCTATCTGGATGAACCAACATCAGGGCTGGATCCAGGGACGGAAGAGAAAATTATGCAACTCTTCCGGCAAATCTCCGAGGCCGGGCATTCAGTTGTGTTGACCACCCACGCGATGGAGAACGTCAAGCTGTTTGACAAGCTCGTGGTGATGATGCGCGGTCGGCTGGTGTGGTATGGACCACCGCAGGAATGCCTCGAATATTTTGGCATTCACAGTATTAAAAACCTGTTTGACACCCTGGGTGATCCAAACAGCGACCAGGTTGCGATTGGCTGGCAGCGAAAATTTGAGCAATCCACCGCGTATCAAAAATACATCATTCAGCCGTTGAGTGGGTTGCAGCGTTTGCCTGCCCAACCACCACCCCGAAAAGCCACCAATGACAACACATTATGGCAGAGTCTCCGCCAGATGTTTGTGCTGGCGCGGCGCTATTTTGAGGTCATGTGGGCTGATAAATTCAACTTGTTGATTTTGCTCGGTCAAGCCCCGGTGATTGCGTTGTTGATGGGCCTGGCGGTTGGAAATGATTGGACCCGTGATTTCCCCTATTTTATTCTGGCATTGTCGTCCCTCTGGTTTGGATGCTCGAATGCCGCTCGCGAAATCGTCAAGGAAAACAATGTCTATAAACGTGAGCGAATGGTAAACTTAGGGATTCTGCCCTATATCTTTTCCAAGCTGATTATCCTGGTTTTGATAGGCATGTTGCAGTGTGCCTTGCTCTATGGCGTTGGCGCGGTGGTCGAAGCCGTTCCAGGAAACCCGGTGCTGATTTATCTCTGCATGTTGTTTACAACGATGACCGGAATTGGGATTGGATTGCTGATTTCGGCTGGTGTTCGAACTTCGGAAGTTGCCACAAGTTTAGTGCCGCTGGTTTTGATTCCCCAGATTCTCTTCGGGGGACTTGTGTTACCAAACAAAGGTCCATCTGAGGCAATTGGGTTTGCCATGCCGGCGATGTGGTCATATGACCTGCTCAAACACATCAGCGATCTGGATGTCATGCGGGGAATCAATGACGAATATGACGAAGACGGAGAAATCGGGCGGGTAAAAGCCGCCAATGATCGGGCAATCAAGAAATTTGAAGATGATTTGGAAGAGTACCGAGAGGAAGAACAACAAAAACTCACCGACTATAAGCGCCGGGCTGATAATGCCATGTATGGCGGCGGTGGAAATCCAGGTCCGATGCCATCCCTTGGGGATCCCCCCAAAGCCCCCAAAATCGAATACCCACCTGATGACAAACGTGAATATGTCGGATTTCGAACCACCTATGGCAGCATTCCGCTCAACTTTGCCATTTTAGGCATCTTTTTTGTTGTACTGCTGATCCTGACCGGTCTGGTTTTAAAGAGTAAGGATGTGCTTTGA
- the queG gene encoding tRNA epoxyqueuosine(34) reductase QueG, with the protein MADHFTEKVKTKALELGFTKVSIAEAVELTEESARLREWLQLGYHATMGWMERTVDRRSDPRLFFPEVKSVIVVALNYFQPHQRSEDPQIGKVSRYAWGDDYHDVLTDKLQQLLAWMEQENPEVRGKICVDAQPAMDKVWAVRAGLGWIGKHSNLITMDHGSWVFLGELMVNLPLESTSKPIPDHCGSCTACLDACPTEAIVQPYVVDARKCISFATIESKEDSLNLPTEGWIFGCDICQDVCPWSRFSRPTSESRFSPHEDFQAPDLALWQHLTPEDFARKFTGSPIKRAKYRGLQRNIAHVQSRLSETKPDAPQPVPGCVPETEK; encoded by the coding sequence ATGGCCGATCACTTCACCGAAAAAGTCAAAACCAAAGCGCTTGAACTGGGATTTACCAAAGTCAGCATCGCGGAGGCAGTTGAACTTACTGAAGAAAGCGCACGCCTGCGCGAATGGCTACAACTCGGATATCACGCCACGATGGGCTGGATGGAGCGCACGGTTGACCGACGCAGTGACCCACGGCTGTTCTTTCCCGAAGTCAAATCGGTGATTGTGGTCGCACTCAATTATTTTCAACCACACCAGCGTTCGGAAGATCCTCAAATTGGAAAAGTCTCGCGCTATGCCTGGGGGGACGATTACCACGACGTACTCACTGACAAACTGCAGCAGTTGCTGGCCTGGATGGAGCAAGAAAATCCTGAAGTTCGTGGAAAAATCTGCGTAGATGCCCAACCAGCCATGGATAAAGTCTGGGCCGTTCGGGCTGGTTTGGGATGGATTGGCAAACACAGCAACCTGATCACCATGGATCACGGATCCTGGGTTTTTCTTGGCGAATTGATGGTGAACCTGCCTCTGGAAAGCACGTCCAAACCGATTCCGGACCACTGTGGAAGCTGTACCGCCTGCCTCGATGCCTGCCCAACTGAGGCCATTGTCCAACCGTATGTGGTGGACGCCCGGAAGTGCATTTCATTTGCCACGATTGAATCGAAAGAAGATTCCTTGAATCTACCTACCGAAGGCTGGATTTTTGGGTGTGATATCTGTCAAGATGTGTGCCCGTGGTCGCGATTCTCCCGACCAACCTCTGAATCCCGCTTTTCCCCGCACGAAGATTTTCAGGCACCTGACCTGGCCCTATGGCAGCACCTGACGCCAGAGGACTTTGCCCGCAAGTTTACCGGATCGCCAATCAAACGTGCGAAGTACCGGGGGCTGCAGCGCAATATCGCCCACGTACAGTCACGATTGAGCGAAACGAAACCGGATGCCCCCCAGCCGGTTCCTGGTTGTGTACCTGAAACTGAAAAGTAA
- a CDS encoding hybrid sensor histidine kinase/response regulator, whose amino-acid sequence MTGGNQSVSQARALKHQPLQTKDVAMPQGDIFVIDDNPINLNLLAHLLRERGYQVRIATSGRRGIVAVRTSVPDLIMLDITMPEMNGYEVCEQLKSDELLRDIPVIFISALDDALDKVKAFEVGGVDYVTKPFQIEEVLARIENQLRISHLQKELRETNNQLERQRAQLLEANQKLKDVEQAKADFTAMLVHDLKSPLTVVKTMLDLLQFDEIINQAIADQGLTDVMVASERNVDKILDLIQEILEFSRIESQNLSLDIEPVSVEGILNDCVITTSVTALQNHITVEADIQENLPLTLGDRVKLERVFSNLLSNAVKFTPTNGKITIEARQINQSDSSSSSPNLIAVHINDTGEGIPAEEVPYVFEPYRQATKRKGRLGVGLGLAIVKRIVTAHKGQLCVESQLGIGSRFTVLLPVLSALSD is encoded by the coding sequence ATGACGGGAGGAAATCAATCTGTTTCCCAGGCCCGAGCGCTGAAACATCAACCACTTCAGACCAAGGACGTGGCAATGCCCCAAGGCGATATCTTTGTCATTGATGACAACCCAATCAATCTCAACTTGCTGGCCCATCTCCTGCGTGAGCGTGGCTATCAGGTTCGGATTGCGACCAGTGGCCGGCGTGGGATTGTGGCGGTCCGCACTTCAGTTCCGGATCTCATCATGTTGGATATCACCATGCCGGAGATGAATGGATATGAGGTCTGTGAGCAACTTAAATCAGATGAATTGTTGCGCGATATTCCAGTCATTTTTATCAGTGCTTTGGATGATGCCCTCGATAAAGTCAAAGCGTTTGAAGTCGGTGGGGTTGACTATGTGACCAAACCCTTTCAAATCGAGGAAGTTCTGGCCCGGATTGAAAATCAGTTGCGGATTTCTCACCTCCAGAAAGAACTGCGCGAAACCAATAATCAGCTTGAACGCCAGCGCGCCCAGTTGCTCGAAGCCAATCAGAAACTCAAAGATGTCGAGCAGGCCAAGGCCGACTTTACGGCCATGCTGGTTCATGACTTGAAATCGCCACTCACCGTTGTCAAAACCATGCTGGACCTGCTCCAGTTTGACGAAATCATCAACCAGGCAATTGCCGACCAGGGCTTGACGGATGTCATGGTGGCTTCCGAACGCAACGTAGACAAAATTCTCGACCTGATCCAGGAAATCCTTGAGTTTTCGCGCATCGAATCCCAGAACCTGAGCCTGGATATTGAACCAGTTAGCGTTGAAGGCATTCTCAATGACTGTGTGATCACCACCAGCGTCACTGCACTCCAAAACCACATCACCGTTGAAGCCGATATTCAGGAAAACCTGCCGCTGACCCTCGGGGATCGAGTCAAATTGGAGCGCGTGTTTTCAAACCTGCTTTCCAATGCGGTTAAATTCACTCCAACCAATGGAAAAATTACCATTGAGGCCCGGCAGATTAACCAGTCTGATTCTTCATCATCAAGTCCGAACCTGATTGCGGTTCACATCAACGATACCGGCGAAGGGATTCCAGCGGAAGAAGTTCCCTACGTCTTCGAACCTTACCGCCAGGCCACCAAACGCAAAGGACGTCTGGGTGTTGGACTCGGATTAGCCATCGTCAAACGGATTGTCACTGCTCACAAAGGCCAACTGTGTGTTGAAAGCCAGCTTGGGATCGGCAGCCGGTTCACAGTTTTGCTTCCAGTGCTTTCCGCATTGAGTGACTAG
- a CDS encoding M20/M25/M40 family metallo-hydrolase, with protein MSSDHPSNRTYFLTWILAFFLPLAIATLSIFHITTPPAVIPTTAPPTEFSAERAMTHLWTIAQRPHPSGSIEHQKVREYLVAQLQNLGLQTEVQETTALVDAWETAGTVHNIIARLPGTNPTKAVMLAAHYDSVPTGPGASDDGAGVAGILEAIRALKSNGPLRNDVIVLFTDSEELGLLGASAFVKEHPWAKDVGVVFNFEARGNRGCSLLFETSEQNGWLMAEVAKAGTYTIGNSLFYEVYRLLPNDSDMTMFKQGGMIGCNFAFSQGILFYHSALDHPAYIEQRSLQHHGGYMLNLTRHFGTLDLSNPPRQANVVYFELPFGKLIWYSQIWNLIWLGGLIFLILAVGVIGVRNQQLSLSGMFLGILAMVTVLIPPALVVWGLWSLIYALSAHYQTFSYFEDAYQQHWYLLGFTAITVAIISFLWMTASRKVSWPNLAYGSLLIWTVLAIITTRFFPGGAFLFLLPTLTSALSLGIIFLRKWDDWTTWQPGVVLSLGMLPALYFMPPLILCLVVALTLKLAWIAMIVVGLLLGVLLPQIGVLHLTVPNRLPWLALGVGMLCLITGGLKTKIDHDHRQPNMIFYALNADTSQAFWGSDLSPVDDWERQFLKDNPTRRTLPDFFRMSSSEFQVNPATVAPVEPATVEIVSDERTADSRKVQIRVRSPRLAERLLLYFEETELRSLAVNGKSFQKLPKFQTKSGLKYNFDYVAPPAEGIVIDLETVGNNPIKLAIVDQSFRLPPLPGFMFIYRTEEMMPSIRSLTDSTFVVKTVML; from the coding sequence ATGTCGTCTGACCACCCTTCGAACCGCACGTATTTTCTGACCTGGATTCTGGCCTTTTTCCTCCCACTGGCTATTGCCACGCTCAGTATTTTCCACATCACCACTCCGCCAGCCGTTATTCCGACAACGGCACCGCCGACTGAATTTTCAGCCGAACGGGCCATGACACATCTCTGGACCATTGCCCAGCGTCCGCATCCATCGGGATCTATCGAACACCAGAAAGTCCGTGAATATCTGGTTGCCCAGTTGCAAAACCTTGGGCTTCAAACCGAAGTCCAGGAAACAACAGCCCTGGTTGACGCCTGGGAGACAGCCGGCACGGTTCACAACATCATTGCCCGACTCCCTGGCACCAACCCAACCAAAGCCGTCATGCTGGCGGCGCATTATGATTCAGTTCCAACGGGACCCGGGGCCAGCGATGACGGCGCCGGCGTGGCGGGTATCCTTGAAGCCATTCGTGCCTTAAAAAGCAACGGCCCGCTTCGCAACGATGTCATTGTGCTTTTCACTGACTCTGAAGAACTTGGCCTGCTCGGGGCATCAGCGTTTGTGAAGGAGCACCCCTGGGCTAAAGACGTCGGCGTAGTGTTTAACTTCGAAGCACGCGGAAATCGTGGGTGTTCGTTGCTGTTTGAGACCAGCGAGCAAAACGGTTGGCTCATGGCGGAAGTAGCCAAAGCTGGGACCTATACCATTGGAAACTCTTTGTTTTATGAAGTGTATCGCCTCCTGCCAAATGACAGCGATATGACGATGTTTAAGCAAGGAGGCATGATCGGCTGCAATTTTGCTTTTTCGCAAGGAATTCTGTTTTACCATTCGGCGCTCGATCACCCGGCGTACATTGAACAGCGGAGCCTGCAACACCACGGCGGGTATATGCTGAACCTCACCCGGCATTTTGGAACGCTTGACCTGAGTAATCCTCCACGACAGGCAAATGTGGTTTATTTCGAACTTCCCTTTGGAAAACTGATCTGGTATTCGCAAATCTGGAATCTCATCTGGTTAGGTGGCTTGATCTTCCTGATACTGGCCGTCGGTGTGATTGGGGTGCGCAACCAGCAGCTTTCCCTGTCAGGGATGTTCCTTGGAATCCTGGCAATGGTGACAGTGTTGATCCCTCCAGCACTGGTAGTGTGGGGACTGTGGAGTTTGATCTATGCTCTTTCGGCTCACTATCAGACATTTTCCTATTTTGAGGATGCCTATCAGCAGCACTGGTATCTCCTTGGATTTACAGCCATTACGGTCGCAATCATTTCATTTCTCTGGATGACCGCCAGCCGAAAGGTCTCGTGGCCCAATCTGGCTTATGGGTCGCTGCTCATCTGGACTGTGCTGGCGATTATCACAACCCGATTTTTTCCAGGCGGGGCGTTTCTGTTCCTGCTCCCAACCCTGACCAGTGCCTTGAGCCTGGGAATTATCTTTTTGCGAAAGTGGGACGATTGGACCACCTGGCAACCTGGGGTGGTGTTGAGCCTGGGAATGCTTCCGGCGCTGTACTTTATGCCGCCGCTCATTTTGTGTCTGGTAGTAGCGTTGACGCTCAAACTGGCCTGGATTGCCATGATTGTGGTTGGGCTGTTGCTTGGGGTATTGCTCCCGCAAATTGGGGTTTTACATCTGACAGTCCCGAACCGGCTTCCCTGGCTGGCACTGGGAGTGGGAATGTTGTGCCTGATTACGGGTGGTTTAAAAACCAAAATTGACCACGATCACCGCCAGCCAAATATGATTTTTTATGCCTTGAATGCTGACACCAGCCAGGCTTTCTGGGGTTCAGACCTGAGCCCGGTGGACGATTGGGAACGCCAGTTCCTTAAAGACAATCCAACCCGTCGCACGCTCCCGGATTTTTTCCGGATGAGTTCAAGTGAATTTCAGGTCAATCCGGCAACCGTGGCGCCAGTCGAACCAGCAACGGTTGAAATTGTTTCCGACGAACGCACAGCCGACTCGCGAAAAGTGCAGATCCGGGTGCGATCTCCGCGACTGGCCGAGCGGTTGTTGTTGTATTTCGAAGAAACCGAACTTCGATCCCTGGCCGTCAATGGCAAATCTTTCCAAAAACTCCCCAAGTTTCAGACTAAATCTGGCCTGAAGTATAACTTTGACTATGTGGCCCCACCCGCTGAGGGTATCGTGATTGATCTCGAAACTGTTGGAAACAATCCCATCAAACTGGCGATTGTGGACCAATCCTTCCGGCTGCCACCACTTCCTGGGTTTATGTTCATCTACCGTACCGAAGAAATGATGCCCAGCATTCGAAGCCTGACCGATTCGACCTTTGTAGTGAAGACAGTGATGCTTTAG